In a single window of the Acidimicrobiia bacterium genome:
- a CDS encoding universal stress protein, with protein MSTIVVGFVLTGEGKVALDWAIDEAKRSDARLVIIHSARGGDHDKDEDVIAYREAGERIEQRLRDEGISNFRLAGLVLGNKPVEDIVDVAKSEGADLIVIGVRRRSSLGKLILGSNAQAIIMEAPCPVVTVRVSDPVA; from the coding sequence ATGAGCACAATCGTGGTTGGGTTTGTATTGACTGGCGAAGGCAAGGTGGCCCTTGACTGGGCGATAGACGAAGCAAAGCGTAGTGACGCGCGGCTGGTGATCATTCACTCCGCGCGGGGCGGTGATCACGACAAGGATGAAGATGTGATTGCCTACCGCGAGGCGGGGGAGCGTATCGAACAGCGGCTGCGTGACGAAGGTATCTCGAACTTCCGTCTGGCTGGCCTCGTGCTTGGAAACAAGCCGGTTGAAGATATCGTCGACGTCGCCAAATCCGAAGGCGCAGACTTGATTGTGATCGGGGTCAGACGACGCTCGAGCCTCGGCAAGCTCATCCTCGGAAGTAACGCCCAGGCGATCATTATGGAAGCGCCGTGCCCGGTGGTGACCGTCCGCGTTAGCGACCCGGTCGCCTAG